A genomic region of Metopolophium dirhodum isolate CAU chromosome 1, ASM1992520v1, whole genome shotgun sequence contains the following coding sequences:
- the LOC132952126 gene encoding uncharacterized protein LOC132952126 — MVDFCCNSLWVIITFEWKRTTYSTLDGIKLSFSPNRQSYQGLVDHINQQLQIDAPMAGVGRRMILPSSFTGGPRFMKQCYHDAMGIVCKCGKPNLFITFTCNPTWTEITQNLPRWATESDRPDLVSRVFNSKLKQLMRDITVNNIFGNVDAYVYTVELKKRGLPHAHILIILSEGSKLLTADDVDNVVCAFLPDPVIDPRLFDCVTRHMIHGPCGTLNPNSPCMVDNSCSKKFSK; from the coding sequence ATGGTTGATTTCTGCTGCAACAGTTTGTGGGTGATCATTACGTTCGAATGGAAGCGAACAACTTACAGTACATTAGATGGCATCAAGCTGAGCTTTTCGCCGAATCGTCAATCGTATCAGGGACTTGTGGATCACATCAACCAACAGCTCCAAATCGACGCACCCATGGCGGGTGTCGGTCGTAGGATGATTTTGCCATCGTCGTTCACAGGCGGTCCCCGTTTCATGAAACAGTGTTATCATGACGCGATGGGCATTGTGTGTAAGTGTGGAAAGCCTAATCTTTTTATTACGTTTACGTGTAATCCTACCTGGACGGAGATCACACAGAACCTACCGAGATGGGCCACGGAAAGCGACAGACCGGACCTGGTGTCCAGAGTGTTCAACTCGAAACTCAAGCAGCTGATGCGTGACATAACGGTGaacaatatatttggtaatgTCGATGCATATGTTTATACTGTCGAGCTTAAGAAACGAGGACTACCGCACGCCCACATACTGATCATTCTGAGTGAGGGTAGCAAGTTGCTAACCGCTGACGATGTTGACAATGTAGTGTGCGCCTTTTTACCAGACCCGGTGATTGATCCGCGTCTATTCGATTGTGTGACGAGACACATGATCCACGGGCCGTGTGGCACGCTAAACCCAAACAGCCCATGTATGGTGGACAACAGTTGttcaaaaaagttttcaaaataa
- the LOC132952138 gene encoding uncharacterized protein LOC132952138 yields the protein MTSKRSKQLLTLAKNFNDAKQQSTSTITKLTLRRNLMHSFNVALNSDINDQNNQHNDSNDNMEVENHTDVNEISCVNSKMNVQKWVNQCNFFDANEHKNNSVNMITLNGEDFEIIVQETPDYDNDVSVVLGTPEHVFEPDFAMNIESVENVESLGIIDNIENYVMGMLKMLVIAEKIKSAKREIPDFIDKTGKKKEIVGSNMLLIKKS from the exons ATGACTTCTAAAAGATCTAAACAACTTCTAACATTGGCAAAAA ATTTTAATGATGCCAAGCAACAGTCAACATCAACCATCACCAAATTAACATTGCGACGCAATTTGATGCATTCATTTAATGTTGCTTTAAATTCTGATATAAAT gacCAAAATAACCAGCATAACGATTCAAACGACAATATGGAAGTTGAAAATCATACTGATGTCAATGAAATTAGTTgtgtaaattcaaaaatgaatgttCAA aaatggGTAAATCAGTGTAACTTTTTTGATGCCAacgaacacaaaaataatagtgtaaATATGATAACATTAAATGGTGAAGATTTTGAAATAATAGTACAAGAGACACCTGACTATGACAATGATGTTAGTGTAGTATTAGGAACACCAGAGCATGTTTTTGAAccag ATTTTGCTATGAATATAGAAAGTgttgaaaatgttgaaagtCTTGGAATAATtgacaatattgaaaattatg tgATGGGaatgttgaaaatgttagtcatagcagaaaaaataaaatcagcaAAAAGGGAGATACCAGACTTTATAGACAAAACAggaaagaaaaaagaaattgtGGGGAGCAATATGTTACTAATAAAGAAAAGCTAG